The Brassica oleracea var. oleracea cultivar TO1000 chromosome C6, BOL, whole genome shotgun sequence genome includes a region encoding these proteins:
- the LOC106300097 gene encoding uncharacterized protein LOC106300097, whose product MANVCETCGDEGWVEALIFCDSCKLAAVHRYCCGITPVPIDGYVTWFCSDCDESDTASDSIQVELEDVESLDVSSSPPTMEEHETRGIPGSSKSNESVLEMIGNEKKKKRKIVTHSLPDDAIVETMEVSKKQDGSENGESDELIGLARNESSVLEKSGKKKKKKKKTTDKGVDKKNEEGSNHFSPVLEAEGHGLQVTTSVEPMKESKKRKCSKSREPEGLNVLVGNEVSVLEKSAKKKRSQESSNHPSPVLNAVECGHQDTASVEAMKESKKHKKSDELIGEKSEKKKKKTNEESSNHTAPVLAAKDNVACDTDNVEPAKAQESSASRKPHELAGLETNGASVSEGGNSTNVPDDNSCTTSKKRRLSSGNIQVTSENMELPAINSSCKEAESNMPQTNEVMPALNNGRAQPICAPVWRGSVTVKQGNNCSIHGLVAHLSTLACPRVYEKASSLHTRLSAEMLPRLEIWPPSFLKNGPPTDDSIALYFFPSHDSNGENVYYSLVDEMKKKDLGMRCLLDDAELLLFTSYQLPLPCWKFHSKEYLWGVFRRRKTSGHKSLGSNL is encoded by the exons ATG GCGAATGTTTGTGAGACTTGTGGGGACGAAGGTTGGGTAGAAGCACTCATTTTCTGTGACTCTTGTAAACTTGCCGCTGTGCATCG CTATTGTTGTGGTATAACGCCGGTTCCTATAGATGGCTACGTAACTTGGTTCTGTTCCGACTGTGATGAGAGTGACACTGCCTCTGATTCCATACAAGTTGAGCTTGAAGATGTTGAATCTCTAGATGTGTCTTCTTCACCACCAACAATGGAGGAGCATGAGACCAGAGGAATCCCTGGTAGCAGCAAATCTAACGAATCTGTCTTGGAGATGATTGGGAACGAAAAGAAGAAGAAAAGAAAGATTGTTACTCACTCCCTTCCAGATGACGCCATTGTTGAGACCATGGAGGTGTCTAAGAAGCAAGATGGGTCAGAGAATGGAGAATCTGATGAATTGATTGGTTTAGCAAGAAATGAATCATCTGTCTTGGAGAAGAGTGGAAAGAAAAAGAAGAAGAAGAAGAAGACGACTGACAAGGGAGTAGATAAGAAGAACGAAGAAGGTAGCAATCACTTCTCGCCGGTTCTAGAGGCTGAGGGCCATGGGCTCCAGGTTACTACTAGTGTTGAGCCTATGAAGGAGTCTAAGAAGCGTAAATGCTCAAAAAGCAGAGAACCTGAGGGATTGAATGTTTTAGTAGGAAATGAAGTATCTGTTTTGGAGAAGAGTGCGAAAAAGAAGAGGAGCCAAGAAAGCAGCAATCACCCCTCGCCGGTTCTAAATGCTGTGGAATGTGGACATCAGGATACTGCCAGTGTTGAAGCTATGAAGGAGTCTAAGAAGCACAAAAAATCTGATGAATTGATTGGTGAGAAGAGTGAGAAAAAGAAGAAGAAGACAAATGAGGAGAGCAGCAATCACACTGCACCGGTTTTAGCTGCTAAAGACAATGTGGCCTGTGACACAGACAATGTTGAACCGGCAAAGGCACAAGAAAGCTCAGCTAGCAGGAAACCTCATGAACTGGCTGGGTTAGAGACAAATGGAGCATCAGTCTCTGAAGGTGGTAACTCAACTAATGTGCCAGATGACAACTCTTGTACCACCAGCAAAAAGAGAAGATTAAGTTCTGGCAACATACAAGTTACTAGTGAAAATATGGAGCTACCTGCCATTAACAGTTCTTGCAAGGAAGCTGAATCAAATATGCCTCAGACAAACGAGGTGATGCCGGCACTGAATAATGGTAGAGCGCAACCAATCTGTGCACCGGTGTGGAG AGGGTCGGTAACTGTAAAACAAGGGAACAATTGTAGCATTCATGGACTCGTTGCTCATTTATCAACCTTAGCGTGCCCTAGAGTCTATGAGAAGGCAAGTTCATTACACACTCGCTTATCTGCTGAAATGCTTCCAAGGTTGGAGATATGGCCACCGAGCTTTCTCAAGAACGGACCACCTACAGATGACAGTATCGCGCTTTACTTCTTCCCTTCCCATGATAG TAACGGTGAAAATGTTTACTATTCCCTTGTTGATGAAATGAAGAAGAAAGATTTGGGGATGAGATGCTTGCTTGACGATGCGGAACTTCTACTTTTCACCTCTTATCAGTTACCACTGCCTTGCTGGA AGTTTCACTCAAAGGAGTACCTGTGGGGCGTTTTCAGACGCAGAAAGACCTCTGGACATAAGTCACTAGGCTCAAACCTTTGA
- the LOC106300096 gene encoding elongator complex protein 2 isoform X1 → MSENTEVEAKRVFIGAGCNRVVNNVSWGASGLVSFGAQNAVAIFCPKTAQILTTLPGHKASVNCTHWLPSSKFAFKAKHLDRHYLLSGDTDGVIILWELSTNSNNQWRHVLQLPRSHKKGVTCITAFMCSETDAMFASGSSDGVVNVWDVSFPSQPSEECKVSCLDSISADSKAIVTLSLAELPQNPGRFTLAMGGLDNKIKLYCGERTGKFTSVCELKGHTDWIRSLDFSLPLHSTDEPTNSIMLVSSSQDKVIRIWKLVLVGDVGSWQREITLASYIEGPVFDSGRFTYQVSVESVLIGHEDWVYSVEWQPPVDHHQPLSILSASMDKTMMIWRPEKKTGVWVNVVCVGELSHCALGFYGGHWSPDGVSILAHGYGGSFHLWRNVSSSKEFENWQMQKVPSGHFAAVADITWARTGEYLLSVSQDQTTRVFSSWKSDEENEHWHELARPQVHGHDINCVAMVQGKGNHRFVSGAEEKVVRVFEAPLSFLKTLNHTCAGGEGSFPEDLQADVQVLGANMSALGLSQKPIYLHSSSEPLERNGGGEGLETFETVPEAAPVELKEPPIEDQLAFHTLWPESHKLYGHGNELFSLCCDHNGSLVASSCKAQSAAMAEIWLWEVGTWKAVGRLQSHSLTVTHLEFSYDDTLLLSVSRDRHFSVFSIQRTDDGDVSHKLMAKVEAHKRIIWACSWNPYGHQFATSSRDKTVKIWSIEKDAHVKQVLALPQFGSSVTAVAWTGLDQKEKSGCIAVGMENGLIELWNIKIKETEEEGTTATAALALRLEPFMCHVSAVNRLAWRPTESNQSLLRLTSCGDDNCVRVFDFKF, encoded by the exons ATGTCGGAAAACACCGAAGTGGAAGCGAAGAGAGTGTTCATAGGAGCAGGATGCAACAGAGTCGTCAACAACGTCTCTTGGGGAGCTTCTGGTCTCGTTTCCTTCGGTGCTCAAAACGCCGTTGCTATTTTCTGCCCTAAG ACAGCCCAGATTCTTACAACGCTTCCAGGTCACAAAGCTTCTGTCAATTGCACTCATTGGTTACCTAGTTCCAAGTTTGCTTTCAAAG CCAAGCATTTGGACCGGCATTATCTGCTCTCAGGTGATACAGATGGTGTCATCATCCTTTGGGAGCTATCAACTAACAGTAACAAT CAGTGGAGGCATGTACTACAACTCCCAAGGTCTCACAAGAAAGGTGTAACTTGCATCACCGCGTTTATGTGTTCTGAAACCGATGCAATGTTTGCTTCTGGTTCTTCAGATGGAGTTGTGAATGTCTGGGATGTTTCTTTTCCATCCCAGCCTAGTG AGGAGTGTAAAGTTTCGTGCTTGGACTCCATCTCTGCTGACTCGAAAGCAATTGTAACGCTTTCGTTAGCGGAGCTGCCTCAAAATCCTGGAAGATTCACCCTCGCCATGGGTGGATTAGACAACAAAATCAAACTGTACTGTGGAGAAAGAACGGGGAAGTTCACTTCTGTCTGTGAGCTTAAAGGCCACACGGACTGGATCCGAAGTTTGGACTTTTCATTACCGTTACACTCAACAGATGAACCCACCAATAGTATCATGCTTGTGAGTTCTTCCCAGGACAAAGTCATTCGAATCTGGAAGCTTGTGTTAGTAGGTGATGTTGGCTCATGGCAAAGAGAGATCACTCTGGCTTCTTACATTGAAGGTCCTGTTTTTGATTCAGGGAGGTTCACGTATCAGGTTTCAGTGGAATCTGTTCTTATTGGACATGAAGATTGGGTCTATTCCGTGGAGTGGCAACCTCCAGTGGACCACCACCAACCATTGAGCATTTTATCGGCTTCAATGGACAAGACGATGATGATTTGGCGACCTGAGAAGAAAACGGGTGTGTGGGTGAACGTTGTGTGTGTAGGAGAGCTTAGTCACTGTGCTCTTGGTTTCTACGGTGGCCACTGGAGCCCGGATGGTGTGTCGATCCTGGCTCATGGGTATGGTGGATCTTTTCATCTCTGGAGAAATGTTAGTAGCAGCAAAGAGTTTGAAAACTGGCAGATGCAGAAAGTCCCTTCAGGTCATTTTGCTGCTGTGGCTGACATCACGTGGGCTAGAACCGGCGAGTACTTGCTATCCGTGAGCCAGGATCAGACCACTCGGGTGTTCTCGTCATGGAAGAGCGATGAGGAGAATGAGCATTGGCATGAACTGGCTCGTCCTCAGGTTCATGGTCATGACATTAATTGTGTGGCTATGGTTCAAGGTAAAGGCAACCACCGTTTTGTAAGTGGAGCAGAGGAGAAAGTTGTGAGAGTTTTCGAGGCTCCTCTATCTTTCTTGAAGACACTGAACCACACTTGTGCCGGAGGAGAAGGAAGCTTCCCTGAGGATTTACAAGCAGATGTGCAGGTCCTTGGCGCGAACATGTCTGCTCTTGGTTTATCTCAGAAGCCTATCTACTTACATT CTTCTAGTGAACCGTTGGAGAGAAATGGAGGAGGAGAAGGTTTGGAGACATTTGAAACGGTTCCAGAGGCTGCTCCAGTGGAGTTGAAGGAGCCTCCAATCGAAGACCAGCTTGCGTTTCATACTTTATGGCCTGAATCTCATAAACTCTATGGTCATGGTAATGAACTCTTTTCTCTCTGCTGTGACCATAACGGAAGCCTTGTTGCTTCATCGTGTAAG GCTCAGTCTGCTGCCATGGCGGAGATATGGCTATGGGAAGTTGGGACATGGAAAGCTGTTGGTCGTTTGCAATCCCACAGCTTGACAGTGACACACTTGGAGTTCTCTTATGACGACACTCTGCTCTTGTCCGTCTCCAGAGATCGCCACTTCTCAGTGTTCTCTATCCAAAGAACAG ATGATGGAGATGTTAGTCACAAACTCATGGCAAAGGTCGAAGCACACAAGAGGATCATCTGGGCATGTTCATGGAACCCATATGGCCATCAGTTCGCAACTTCATCAAGAGACAAGACTGTGAAGATCTGGTCCATCGAGAAAGACGCTCACGTCAAACAGGTTCTTGCCTTGCCTCAGTTCGGGAGCAGTGTCACAGCCGTGGCTTGGACGGGACTAGACCAGAAGGAGAAGAGCGGGTGCATAGCTGTTGGGATGGAGAATGGACTGATTGAGCTGTGGAACATAAAGATTAAAGAAACAGAGGAAGAAGGTACAACGGCAACAGCAGCTCTTGCTCTGAGGCTTGAACCGTTCATGTGTCATGTCTCGGCCGTGAACCGGTTAGCATGGAGACCAACCGAGAGTAACCAGAGTTTGCTGAGGTTAACTTCTTGTGGGGATGATAATTGTGTTAGAGTTTTTGACTTCAAGTTCTGA
- the LOC106300096 gene encoding elongator complex protein 2 isoform X2: MSENTEVEAKRVFIGAGCNRVVNNVSWGASGLVSFGAQNAVAIFCPKTAQILTTLPGHKASVNCTHWLPSSKFAFKAKHLDRHYLLSGDTDGVIILWELSTNSNNWRHVLQLPRSHKKGVTCITAFMCSETDAMFASGSSDGVVNVWDVSFPSQPSEECKVSCLDSISADSKAIVTLSLAELPQNPGRFTLAMGGLDNKIKLYCGERTGKFTSVCELKGHTDWIRSLDFSLPLHSTDEPTNSIMLVSSSQDKVIRIWKLVLVGDVGSWQREITLASYIEGPVFDSGRFTYQVSVESVLIGHEDWVYSVEWQPPVDHHQPLSILSASMDKTMMIWRPEKKTGVWVNVVCVGELSHCALGFYGGHWSPDGVSILAHGYGGSFHLWRNVSSSKEFENWQMQKVPSGHFAAVADITWARTGEYLLSVSQDQTTRVFSSWKSDEENEHWHELARPQVHGHDINCVAMVQGKGNHRFVSGAEEKVVRVFEAPLSFLKTLNHTCAGGEGSFPEDLQADVQVLGANMSALGLSQKPIYLHSSSEPLERNGGGEGLETFETVPEAAPVELKEPPIEDQLAFHTLWPESHKLYGHGNELFSLCCDHNGSLVASSCKAQSAAMAEIWLWEVGTWKAVGRLQSHSLTVTHLEFSYDDTLLLSVSRDRHFSVFSIQRTDDGDVSHKLMAKVEAHKRIIWACSWNPYGHQFATSSRDKTVKIWSIEKDAHVKQVLALPQFGSSVTAVAWTGLDQKEKSGCIAVGMENGLIELWNIKIKETEEEGTTATAALALRLEPFMCHVSAVNRLAWRPTESNQSLLRLTSCGDDNCVRVFDFKF, encoded by the exons ATGTCGGAAAACACCGAAGTGGAAGCGAAGAGAGTGTTCATAGGAGCAGGATGCAACAGAGTCGTCAACAACGTCTCTTGGGGAGCTTCTGGTCTCGTTTCCTTCGGTGCTCAAAACGCCGTTGCTATTTTCTGCCCTAAG ACAGCCCAGATTCTTACAACGCTTCCAGGTCACAAAGCTTCTGTCAATTGCACTCATTGGTTACCTAGTTCCAAGTTTGCTTTCAAAG CCAAGCATTTGGACCGGCATTATCTGCTCTCAGGTGATACAGATGGTGTCATCATCCTTTGGGAGCTATCAACTAACAGTAACAAT TGGAGGCATGTACTACAACTCCCAAGGTCTCACAAGAAAGGTGTAACTTGCATCACCGCGTTTATGTGTTCTGAAACCGATGCAATGTTTGCTTCTGGTTCTTCAGATGGAGTTGTGAATGTCTGGGATGTTTCTTTTCCATCCCAGCCTAGTG AGGAGTGTAAAGTTTCGTGCTTGGACTCCATCTCTGCTGACTCGAAAGCAATTGTAACGCTTTCGTTAGCGGAGCTGCCTCAAAATCCTGGAAGATTCACCCTCGCCATGGGTGGATTAGACAACAAAATCAAACTGTACTGTGGAGAAAGAACGGGGAAGTTCACTTCTGTCTGTGAGCTTAAAGGCCACACGGACTGGATCCGAAGTTTGGACTTTTCATTACCGTTACACTCAACAGATGAACCCACCAATAGTATCATGCTTGTGAGTTCTTCCCAGGACAAAGTCATTCGAATCTGGAAGCTTGTGTTAGTAGGTGATGTTGGCTCATGGCAAAGAGAGATCACTCTGGCTTCTTACATTGAAGGTCCTGTTTTTGATTCAGGGAGGTTCACGTATCAGGTTTCAGTGGAATCTGTTCTTATTGGACATGAAGATTGGGTCTATTCCGTGGAGTGGCAACCTCCAGTGGACCACCACCAACCATTGAGCATTTTATCGGCTTCAATGGACAAGACGATGATGATTTGGCGACCTGAGAAGAAAACGGGTGTGTGGGTGAACGTTGTGTGTGTAGGAGAGCTTAGTCACTGTGCTCTTGGTTTCTACGGTGGCCACTGGAGCCCGGATGGTGTGTCGATCCTGGCTCATGGGTATGGTGGATCTTTTCATCTCTGGAGAAATGTTAGTAGCAGCAAAGAGTTTGAAAACTGGCAGATGCAGAAAGTCCCTTCAGGTCATTTTGCTGCTGTGGCTGACATCACGTGGGCTAGAACCGGCGAGTACTTGCTATCCGTGAGCCAGGATCAGACCACTCGGGTGTTCTCGTCATGGAAGAGCGATGAGGAGAATGAGCATTGGCATGAACTGGCTCGTCCTCAGGTTCATGGTCATGACATTAATTGTGTGGCTATGGTTCAAGGTAAAGGCAACCACCGTTTTGTAAGTGGAGCAGAGGAGAAAGTTGTGAGAGTTTTCGAGGCTCCTCTATCTTTCTTGAAGACACTGAACCACACTTGTGCCGGAGGAGAAGGAAGCTTCCCTGAGGATTTACAAGCAGATGTGCAGGTCCTTGGCGCGAACATGTCTGCTCTTGGTTTATCTCAGAAGCCTATCTACTTACATT CTTCTAGTGAACCGTTGGAGAGAAATGGAGGAGGAGAAGGTTTGGAGACATTTGAAACGGTTCCAGAGGCTGCTCCAGTGGAGTTGAAGGAGCCTCCAATCGAAGACCAGCTTGCGTTTCATACTTTATGGCCTGAATCTCATAAACTCTATGGTCATGGTAATGAACTCTTTTCTCTCTGCTGTGACCATAACGGAAGCCTTGTTGCTTCATCGTGTAAG GCTCAGTCTGCTGCCATGGCGGAGATATGGCTATGGGAAGTTGGGACATGGAAAGCTGTTGGTCGTTTGCAATCCCACAGCTTGACAGTGACACACTTGGAGTTCTCTTATGACGACACTCTGCTCTTGTCCGTCTCCAGAGATCGCCACTTCTCAGTGTTCTCTATCCAAAGAACAG ATGATGGAGATGTTAGTCACAAACTCATGGCAAAGGTCGAAGCACACAAGAGGATCATCTGGGCATGTTCATGGAACCCATATGGCCATCAGTTCGCAACTTCATCAAGAGACAAGACTGTGAAGATCTGGTCCATCGAGAAAGACGCTCACGTCAAACAGGTTCTTGCCTTGCCTCAGTTCGGGAGCAGTGTCACAGCCGTGGCTTGGACGGGACTAGACCAGAAGGAGAAGAGCGGGTGCATAGCTGTTGGGATGGAGAATGGACTGATTGAGCTGTGGAACATAAAGATTAAAGAAACAGAGGAAGAAGGTACAACGGCAACAGCAGCTCTTGCTCTGAGGCTTGAACCGTTCATGTGTCATGTCTCGGCCGTGAACCGGTTAGCATGGAGACCAACCGAGAGTAACCAGAGTTTGCTGAGGTTAACTTCTTGTGGGGATGATAATTGTGTTAGAGTTTTTGACTTCAAGTTCTGA